One window of the Puntigrus tetrazona isolate hp1 chromosome 13, ASM1883169v1, whole genome shotgun sequence genome contains the following:
- the sertad4 gene encoding SERTA domain-containing protein 4 isoform X2 translates to MALVLSMNPFCEPEAEAPTSIYQPLWESEHCSKSCISAPSPPGGDTQGLTQEPHYRRAPEHVMDRVALSRISYFKRKFVEDEEPILSFRSYCHTVSPVLEERAHILRLSLEKLRFMDDPESFLRRSVLINNLLRRLRNEILLQSDWCFPSGPTATPCPLQTPATNTPLPPPALQPCITPPGQYRKRLRLLRREGPECVPACCCLYAAGRYLQLPLSVYERDVYSNSHPSSSSSTSVRFPQLLEEEDEEEDSDEEEDSVCPMLALCQAETREQNRTWDGLRPQSHREDKTLEKEREKGKERVKAGEVSQRWLSDAIGSGHHGALARVHVRGK, encoded by the exons CAATCTACCAACCACTCTGGGAATCCGAGCACTGCAGTAAAAGCTGCATCTCCGCTCCCTCACCACCAGGGGGCGACACCCAAGGGCTCACTCAAG AGCCCCATTACAGACGAGCTCCTGAACATGTGATGGATCGTGTGGCCCTGTCACGGATCTCTTATTTCAAGAGGAAGTTTGTGGAGGATGAAGAACCCATACTGAGCTTCAGGAGTTACTGTCACACT GTGTCACCGGTCTTAGAGGAGCGCGCTCACattctccgtctctctctggAGAAGCTGCGTTTCATGGATGACCCAGAGTCCTTCTTACGGCGCTCCGTGCTCATCAACAACCTTCTCCGTCGTCTCAGAAACGAAATCCTCCTCCAGAGTGACTGGTGCTTCCCATCGGGGCCCACAGCAACACCTTGTCCCCTCCAAACACCTGCCACGAATACCCCTCTTCCCCCACCTGCCCTGCAGCCCTGCATTACGCCTCCCGGGCAGTACCGCAAACGCCTGCGTCTGCTGAGGAGGGAAGGGCCAGAGTGTGTCCCAGCCTGCTGCTGTTTATACGCAGCCGGACGCTACCTCCAGCTGCCCCTGTCTGTCTATGAACGGGACGTCTACTCCAACTCTCAcccttcttcttcatcttcGACTTCAGTAAGATTTCCACAGctgctggaggaggaggatgaggaggaggacagTGATGAAGAAGAGGACTCTGTGTGTCCTATGTTGGCTCTGTGTCAAGCTGAAACCAGGGAGCAGAACAGGACGTGGGATGGTCTACGGCCACAGAGCCACAGGGAAGACAAGAccctggagaaagagagagaaaagggaaaGGAGAGGGTTAAAGCAGGGGAGGTTTCACAGCGATGGCTTTCAGACGCTATAGGTTCTGGACACCATGGGGCTCTTGCTAGGGTTCACGTGAGGGGAAAATAA
- the sertad4 gene encoding SERTA domain-containing protein 4 isoform X1, which produces MALVLSMNPFCEPEAEAPTSIYQPLWESEHCSKSCISAPSPPGGDTQGLTQEPHYRRAPEHVMDRVALSRISYFKRKFVEDEEPILSFRSYCHTQVSPVLEERAHILRLSLEKLRFMDDPESFLRRSVLINNLLRRLRNEILLQSDWCFPSGPTATPCPLQTPATNTPLPPPALQPCITPPGQYRKRLRLLRREGPECVPACCCLYAAGRYLQLPLSVYERDVYSNSHPSSSSSTSVRFPQLLEEEDEEEDSDEEEDSVCPMLALCQAETREQNRTWDGLRPQSHREDKTLEKEREKGKERVKAGEVSQRWLSDAIGSGHHGALARVHVRGK; this is translated from the exons CAATCTACCAACCACTCTGGGAATCCGAGCACTGCAGTAAAAGCTGCATCTCCGCTCCCTCACCACCAGGGGGCGACACCCAAGGGCTCACTCAAG AGCCCCATTACAGACGAGCTCCTGAACATGTGATGGATCGTGTGGCCCTGTCACGGATCTCTTATTTCAAGAGGAAGTTTGTGGAGGATGAAGAACCCATACTGAGCTTCAGGAGTTACTGTCACACT CAGGTGTCACCGGTCTTAGAGGAGCGCGCTCACattctccgtctctctctggAGAAGCTGCGTTTCATGGATGACCCAGAGTCCTTCTTACGGCGCTCCGTGCTCATCAACAACCTTCTCCGTCGTCTCAGAAACGAAATCCTCCTCCAGAGTGACTGGTGCTTCCCATCGGGGCCCACAGCAACACCTTGTCCCCTCCAAACACCTGCCACGAATACCCCTCTTCCCCCACCTGCCCTGCAGCCCTGCATTACGCCTCCCGGGCAGTACCGCAAACGCCTGCGTCTGCTGAGGAGGGAAGGGCCAGAGTGTGTCCCAGCCTGCTGCTGTTTATACGCAGCCGGACGCTACCTCCAGCTGCCCCTGTCTGTCTATGAACGGGACGTCTACTCCAACTCTCAcccttcttcttcatcttcGACTTCAGTAAGATTTCCACAGctgctggaggaggaggatgaggaggaggacagTGATGAAGAAGAGGACTCTGTGTGTCCTATGTTGGCTCTGTGTCAAGCTGAAACCAGGGAGCAGAACAGGACGTGGGATGGTCTACGGCCACAGAGCCACAGGGAAGACAAGAccctggagaaagagagagaaaagggaaaGGAGAGGGTTAAAGCAGGGGAGGTTTCACAGCGATGGCTTTCAGACGCTATAGGTTCTGGACACCATGGGGCTCTTGCTAGGGTTCACGTGAGGGGAAAATAA